The segment GTGGAGGGCGCCCTGCTCGGCGCCGACGATTACCTGGTCAAACCTTTCTCGCCGCGGGAGCTGCTCGCGCGGGTCGGCTCGCGGCTCGAGCTCGCGCGGCTGCGCCGGCAGGTGGCGCACGAGACAGAGCGCCTGCGCGAGAGCGAAAGACGCTTCCGCACGATGGCCGACAACGCGCCGGTCGTCATCTGGGTGACCGACGCGTCCGGGTCGTGCGAATACATCAACGACACCTGGCAGCGGCTCACGGGTCAATCGCCGGAGCAGTCCCAGGGCTTCGGCTGGCTCGACATGGTGCACCCCGAGGATCGGCCACGCGCCGAGGAGATCTTCAGCGCCACTGTGCGCCGTCAGGAGCCGGTCACGCTCGAGTATCGCTTGCGATTGACGGACGGCTCGTACCGGTGGTTCCTCGATCACGGCGTCCCGCGGCGCGGCGAGGACGGCGGCGTCCTCGGCTTCATCGGCTCGTGCACCGACATCACGGAGCGCAAGCAGGCCGAGCAGATGCAGGCGGAGGCGGACCGCCGCAAAGACGAGTTCCTCGCGATGCTCGCGCACGAGCTCAGGAACCCGCTCGCGCCCATGCGGATGGCGCTGCACATCATCCGGGCGCGGCAGGCGTGCCCCGGCACCGAGCGGCACCTCCAGATCCTGGAGCGACAAACCGACAACCTCGCCCGCCTCGTCGACGACCTGCTCGACGTCTCCCGGCTGACCCGGGGCAAGATCGAGCTCCGCAAGGAGCGGATCGACGTCGCGTCCGTGGTCTCACGCGCCCTCGACGCGACACGCGGGCTCATCGAGGCGCGACGGCACGTGATCACCGTCGAATTGCCGGACGAACCCGTGGCCATCTTCGCGGACGCGGTTCGTATGGAGCAGGTCCTCGTCAATCTGCTCACGAACGCGGCGAAATACACCGATCCGGGCGGTCACATCGTCGTCCACGTCGAGCGGATCGACGGTCGGGTCGAGCTCTCCGTCGCCGACGACGGTGTCGGAATCGCGCCGCAGATGCTCGATCGGGTCTTCCACATCTTCGAGCAGGCCGAGCGCACCCTCGACCGGGCCCAGGGCGGGCTCGGGATCGGGCTCTCCATCGTCCGGCGGTTGGTCGAGATGCACGGCGGGACGGTCGAGGCGCGGAGCCGCGGCCTCGGGCACGGCAGCACGTTCCTCGTGTGGTTGCCGGTCGCGCCCGACGCGCCGGCCGAGGCCTCGAACGACCGGGAGAACGCAGAGCACAACGCGACGACGCTGCCACACCCGGGCCGGCGGTTACGTGTCCTCGTGGTGGACGACAACGTCGACGCCGCGGCCATGATCGGGGAGCTCGCGCGGCATGCGGGCCACGAGGTCCGGATCGTGCACGACGGGCTCTCCGCGCTCGCGGCGGCGGGCGAGCAGCGCCCCGAGATCGTTTTTCTCGATATTGGTTTGCCCGGGATGGATGGCTACGAGGTCGCCCGCCGGCTGCGCGCCTCCGCGGAGCGCCCGGAGAAGCTCATCGCGCTGACCGGTTATGGCCAGGAGTCGGACCGCCGCCTCGCCCTGGCGGCCGGCTTCACGCAGCACCTCGTGAAGCCGGCCCAGCCCGACGTGGTCCTCGGCCTGCTCCAGGCCGCGGCCGCGGCGTAGGCCTCATTTCGGCGAATTGCAGGCGCCGCTCGCAGAGGCCGACACGTTGTTGTCCGTCCGGCACTCGGTCCACGTCGGGTGCGGCGGCGCGCCCACGTCGTCGACGACGGCGTAGATCGGGGTTTGTCCGTTCGTGACATCACCCGGCGCCGCGGCGAGCGGGAGCACGACCGACTCGGACTCCGCCGGATACAGCACCTTCGAGGTCGTCGCCTGCCCGAGGAGCTCGCCGTTCGGGTGGTTTCCCTTGTAAAACCCGACGACCACGCCCGCGGGCAGCGAGGCCTCGCCCACGTTGCGCACGACCGCCACGAGCGCGTACGGCCCGCCGCAGAATGGGCCCACCGACACGATCGCGTCCGGCGCGGCGAACTCGCTTCCCGGCTGCTTGTTCTGGCGGAAATTGTTGAGGCCCGGCTGGAGGTAGTTCGGCGGCTCCTTCGTCGGGATCGTCCCGTCCTCCTCGACGTTCGTGATATGGTAGGCGTGCTCGTTCCACACCCGCCGCGTGCGCACCCACTTGCCCGCGGTGTCGCCGAAGATCCGCACGCCCGACTGCGCGTTCGCCGCGCCGTCGTTGCATTGCAGCGAGGCGCTCGCCTGCCCGTACGCGTTCGACACGGCCACGATGTCGGCGTGCCCGTCGTTGTCCACGTCCGCCACGACCGGGTTCTCGATCAAGGTCGCCGTCGTGTTGCACCGCTCCCAGAGCACCTCCCCCGTCGGGCCCTCGTAGACCCGCAGGCGCTGCTGGTCCGAATACACGACCTCGGCCTTGCCGTCGCCGTCGAAATCGAAGACCGTGCTGCCCGTCGACGCGCTCGAGCAATCACTCGTCTGCTTGATCCACAAAAACGTATCGACCCCCTGCACGGCCGGGTCGACGAGCTTCTTGCCGTCGAGCACCGCATACCCCACGCCGCCGGCCATCGCCACGTCCGGCGTCCCATCCCCATTGAAATCGGCGATCGTGGGCGGGCCCCCGCCGTGCGTGTTGCCCCAGCTCCCCGCAGGGCAAAGCGAGGGCGAGAGCGGGCCATTGATGTCGAGCGCGGGGCGCACGATCGTGAAGCCCCCCGGCGCCGCCGCGTCGTACCGCCACACGACGAGCGCGTGGTTCAGGTTGTCCACGACGACCACCTCGGGCTTGCCGTCGGCGTCGAAATCGGCGACCGCCGGCCAGGGGCTCTTCCAGTCCTGCGTCGCGTAGAAGTTGCTCCCGTTCGCCGTCTGCGTGTCGACGAGCAGCACGCCCTTCGCGTCGAAGGCCTGGCTGCCCGTCACGATGTCGAGCGCGCCGTCGCCGGTCACGTCGCTCACGACGAACGAGCTCGCGAGCGGCGCCGAGAACGGCGCTTCCATCACGCCCGTCGCGCCGTCGAGGATGCCGTCCTCGACGACGACCTCCACCGTCCCGTCGCCGTCGACGTCCGCGATCGTGGGCATGAAGCAGCGCATCGGCGGCGTCGCCCAGAGCTCGGTGCCGTCGCCGCGCAGCGCGCGCACGCCGCCGTCGACGCCCTCGGCGCAGCCCACGACCTCGTTGCCCGGCGCGCCGTCGATGTTCCCGCCCGCGAGCTGCTTCGTCGGGTGAATGCCGGCTGCGGACCATTTCTCCACGACCTGCCCGCCCACGACGCTGATCGCGTGCAGCACGCCCGCGCCCTGGTAGTTGCCGTTCGTGAACGTCGCGAACACGATCTCCGGGATGTCCTTCGCCGTGACCTTCCCGTCGCAGTCGTCGTCGTCGAGCTCGATCACGATCGGCGACATCATCACGTCCGTCGAGTAGGGCGGCGCGAGCAGCCCACCCCAGGCGAACTTCAGCTCCGGCGCGAAGGTCGAGGGCGCGGGTTTGTACTGACAACTCTCGAGGCACGTGAGCGGCGCCCCGGGCTCGGGCGGGGGCATGCCGGGCGCGCACGTCGGCGGCTTCGGCAGGCATTTGCCCGAGGGCAGAGCCGCCCCGCCCATGCACCCCGCGTCCATGCCGGCGTCCCCGCCCTGCGGGTCGCCGAGCGAGAGCTCGCAATATTCCCCCGCCGCGCAGTCGCCCGACTCGGCGCAGCTCGCCCCCGGCGCCACGCACTTCTGGAACGAGCAGACCTGACCGCCGCCGCAACACGCGTCGCCACACGCGAGCTCCACCACGCAGCACACGCCGCCCGCGCATACGCCGCCGTCACACGCCTCGCCGGGCGGGCAGCTCCCTGCGTCGAAGAGCGTGTCGTCGCCGCCCGTGCCCGACGACGAGCTCGCGCCTCCCATGCCCCCCGTCCCGGTCGCGCTGCCCGAGGCCCCCGCGCCGCCCGTCGACGAGCCGCCGTCGCCACACCCTTGACCCAGCGCCGCCACCAAGACCGCGGCGGATGAAGAAAGAACCAGGATGCCAAACCTTCGTCGCATCCCAGGAGGAATGGCACTGCGACGTACAGGCGTGAAGGACAAATCTCCTCGGTCCCCCCTTCCAGTCTCCGGTGACGCCCGAGATCCGCGTCGGGGTTCGCTTGACGCACCTCGCCGCCCCAGCCTAGGCTCCGCGCTCCCGGATCGTCGGGGGGACTTCCATGCCTCAAGTCGAGCGGATCAGAACCGCGCTTTTCGTCGATTTCGACAACATCTACCTCGGGCTCCATCGGGTCGATCCGGAGGCCGCCGAGGTCTTCGCCACCGAGCCCACGCGCTGGCTCGCGTGGATGGAGCGGGGCCTCATCGGCAAGTCGCAGAGCAGCGAGCCGGGCAGGACGCCGCTCTCGGTCCTCGTCCGCAAGTGCTACCTGAACCCGAAGACGTTCCACAAGTACCGGCCCTACTTCACGCGCGCCGCGTTCGAGGTCGTCGATTGCCCGCCCCTCACCTCGCTGGGCAAGACGAGCTCCGACATCCGCATGGTCATGGACATCCTCGACACGCTCGGCCACCCGACGCGCTTCGACGAGTTCGTGATCATGTCGGGCGACGCCGACTTCACGCCCGTATTGTTGCGCCTCCGCGCCCACGACCGGCGCACCGTGGTCGTGGCCGTCGGTTATGCGGCCTCGGCCTACATCGCCGCGTGCGACAGGCTCATCACCGAGGACCGGTTCATCGAGGATACGCTGCGCGTCGCGACCGAGAGCGGCGAGGGGTTCGAGACGACCGCGCTCTCCCTGCGCGAGCGCTCGTTTTCGATGTTCCCCTCGGCCTCCATCGCGCCTCCGCCGGCCTCGTTGCCCGCCGGCGACGCGGGCGCGGAGCTGCTCTCACAGATGGCCGCGGCCGTCGTGGGCGCCGCGCGCGCGGCCGGGAGCCTGCCCGCCGCGAGCCTGCCGCGCGTCTACCGCCGCTTCCAGGAGTTCTCCGCCGCGAGCGACTGGCTCGGCTTCAAGAGCCTGCGCGCCCTCACCGAGGAGCTCTGCCGCCGCGACGGCCGCCTGCGGATCATCGAGGACGAGGCCGAGAGCTGGCGCGTCACGGCCGACCCGGCCGGGCCCGTGCCGTCGTCGCTCACCTCGCCCGCGTCCCCTCCGCAGATCGTCCCGCCGCCGCCGCCGATGCCCGCCCCGATGTCGAGCTCGATGTCGAGCCCGATGTCGAGCCCGGCGCCGAGCGTGCCGGTTCCTTCGAGCCCGAACGTTCAGCTCTCGGCGACGATCGAGTCCTCGCCCGACACCTTGGCGCGCCCCTCCGATTTGCGGGCCGAGATCGTCCGCGTCCTGCGGGATTTCGTGTCGAGCTCGCCTCGCCCCGTGACGATGGCCTCGGCCTCGCAGGAGGTCATCCGGCGGCTCGGCAACGTGGTCGTCGACAGCCGCTGGGCCGGCACCGGCAGCTTCAAGGATCTGCTGCTGCACGCGAGTGATCCCGGCTTCGTCGTGCACACGGCGAGCCCGGGTCACCTCTTCGATCCCACGCGGCACGAGGCGCCGCCCGCCGAGAGCGAGGACTGGCCTCCGCCCTCGCGCGACGAGTTCTGGGGCGTGCTCCGGCGCGTGCACGAGATCACGGGCGTGCCCGTCCTCCGGCCGCCCGAGTTTGGCCTGCTCTTCCGGACGATCGCCGACATCCTCGGCAAGAGCGCGTTCCAGGTCACGGCGACCTCGAAATCGGTGCGGGACGCGCTGCTCGCAGAGGGCCACTCGGTGTCGCGCTCGGCCGTGACCTTCGTCCTGCGTGGCATCATGTACGGCGGTCTGCCGCTGCACGAGGCGCCGAAGCCCTGGGGCGCGCGCCTGCTCGCCGAGGCCTTCCAGCGCAACGTGCTCGCGATGTGCGAGGACGCCGAGCTCAACCTCTCGGCGGCCGAACGCGCGGCGATCGAGCGCTGGCTGATCGGCGGGATCGAAGAGGCGCCGCCCGCGGACGAGACCATCGTGAGCGGAACGACGCAAGAACTGAAAGTCTGAGCCTCGAAAGGACCGATCACCATGGGCCTCGTCGAAGACCTCCTCCTCACGCTCGACAAGAAGAGGCCGAGGCCGCGTTCGGTCCGGCCAAACCCCTACCTCGAAGGTAATTTCGCGCCCGTGGGCCGGGAGGGTGATTTCCCGTCGCTCTCGGTCCTCTCGGGCGAGGTCCCGCGCGAGCTTCGCGGCACGCTCTACCGGATGAGCCCCGGCCCCCGCTTCGAGCCGCCGAACCCGGATTTGTATCATTGGTTCGACGGCGACGGGATGATCGACGCGTTCGTGATCGAGGACGGGCGCGTCTCCCAGAAGAACCGCTGGGTCCGCACCGAGAAATGGCGCCTCGAGGACCGCGCCGGCCGCGCGCTTTACGGCGGCCTCCGCGACCTCGCCCGCTCCACGACGATCGAGGGCTGGCTCGCGCTTGGTTTTTCCGGACAAGAGCTCGTCGGTCTGCAGGCCCAGGCCATGCTCGGCAAGGGGCCGAGCCCGGAGCAGCTCGAGCGCATCCTGCGCGCCGTCGACCGCAGCAACACGAGCATCCAGCGGATGGCGGGGCGGCTGCTCACGCTCGTCGAGGGCTCGGCCGCGCACGAGATCGACCCGGTCACGCTGGAGACGAGGGGCTCCTTCGATTTCGGCGGCGCCATCCAGGCCGGCAAGGGCGGAATGGTCGCGCACCCCAAGATCGAGCCCGGCACGGAGACGGTCTACACGTTCGGCTACTGGGGCGGCCGCGGCGGGCTCTCGTATCACGTCCTCGGCAAGGACGGCGCCCTGCGTTTGTCGCGGGACATCGAGGCCCCGTTCCCCGCGATGATGCACGATTTCAGCGTGACCGAGACGCGCGCTGTGTTTTACCACCTCCCGGCCGTGCTCCGCATGGACGACCTCGAGAGCCCGAACACGGTCCGGTGGCAGCCCTCGCGGGGCGCGCGGATCGGCGTGGTTTTACGGGACGACCCCCACGCGCCCGTGCGCTGGTACGAGATCCCGCCCTGCTTCGTCTTCCACCCGATGAACGCGTACGACGACGGCCATGCGGTCGTGCTCGACATCGTGCGGTATCCGCGCCTGCCGCTCTTCGATCCGGGCGGGGAGACGATGAACCCGGGTATCGAAGAGTACCCGCCCGGCCTGCTCGTGCGGCTCCGGCTCGACCTCGACACCGGCGCGATCACCGAGACGGTCCTCGACGACGCGCCCTGCGAGTTCCCCGTCGTCGACGGGCGCTTCGCCATGCGCCGCCACCGCTACGGCTGGGTCGCGGCGAGGCTCTGGCCCAACTGCGGCCGCGGCATCATGAATGCGATCGGCCGCGTCGATTTCCAGACCGGCGAGGTCCGTTATCGAAACCTCGGCCGATCGACCTACACCAACGAGCCGCTCTTCCTCCCACGCGCAAAGGACGCGCCCGAGGGGGACGGATACCTGATCACCACGGTTTACCACGCCGACGAGGGCGAGAGCGACCTCTTGATCCTCGACGCCATGGACCTCGACGCCGAGCCCGTCGCCGTCGTCCGCGCGCGCCAGCGGGTCCCCTACGGCTTTCACGGCACGTGGATCCCCGGAGCGGGCTGACCATTTTACGAGAGCGCTCCCCAGAGCGCGCAGAGCTCCTCCGTCGAGAGGTCCCGGCGATACTCGTCCGGGTTTTTCCCCTTCCCCGCCTCGAACGCGCGCACGTACCGCTCGACCAGGGCCGCGCCGCTCCCGGTGATCCGGCGGATCTCCTCGTTCGTCCGCCCTTTCTGGTGCAGCCCCACGACGAGGTGCGGCCGGCCCTTCTTCGTCCGGGCCGGCTCGATCGTGAATCGATAGGGCCGCCCGAGGAAGGCGCGCCGCTCCGGGGTCGCGCCCTTCTTCAAGGTCAAACCCACCCGCGGCGAATCGAAGACCTCCGCCGCGCCGCCGCGGGGTTTGTCGTGGGTGAGGTAAAGCGGCGAGCCCTCCCTCGGATCGATCGACCCATCGAACGAGCCCACGAGCGCCGCGACGCTCTCCATTCCCGTCCTCGCGAGCACGTGATCGACACACGTGCAGGATCCCTCGATGATCGCGCCGCTCGCCGCCTCCACGATCGTGCGAATCAAGATGCCGACGTACGTATCGGGCCTCCGCCCCATGGCGATGTCGACGCCCTTGTAAGTGCCGCCCTTGTAGGTGCCGCCCTGCCGGTGGAAATACCAGATCCCCGACTCGACCTGGATCGGGTCCCGGTGCGCGAACGGGTCCTCGTGCCCGGGTCCGTACCAGTAAAACTCGACCTCGGCGAGGCGATGAGCAGCTCCGGCGATGTGGAGCGTCGCGTGATTGAGAAGGACGTGCGCCGCGCGGCGGAAGGCCTCTCCGTGCGCCTCGTCGGCCGCGCCCTTCGCCGGCAGCGCGGCCGCGAGGACGGGGGTCAGCGGGCTCGGGCGGGGCATTTCACGTCCGCGGGCTCGGGCGCCCATTTCCCTGGGGTGGCTTCGCGACGAGCCTTCGCCGCCTCGCCTCCTCGGCCGCCCGCATGCCCGCCCTCAGGTCCGCGTACGTCACGAGGCTCCCGAAATCGACCCCGAGGTCCACGATCGTGCGCGCCACGTCCGGAGAGACCCCGACGAGCGCCGTCTCCGTGCCGAGCAGGCCCGCCGCGCGCGTGGCCCGGAGGAGCTGCTCGGCCACGGACGCGTCGATCGAGGGCACGCCCGTGATGTCGATGAGCACCGTCTCCGCCTGGTGATCCTGGATCCCCGCGAGCAGCGCCTCCATGAAATGCTGGCCTCGCGCCTCGTCCATCTGCCCCACGAGCGGCGCCACGAGCACGCCCTTCGCGAGCGGCAGGAGCGGCGTCGAGAGCTGCCGGACGAGCTCCATCAGCTTCGTCTGCGTCTCCAGGAGCACGAGCTCGCGCCGCTTGGCGTCCTCGGCCGATCTCCGATCCGTGATGTCCTCGCTCATTCCAATCAGGAAGAGCGGCTGCCCCGCCTCGTCATAAAGCGGGATCTTGCGGGTATGGCAGATCCGCACGCCCAGGCCTCCGATCGGCACAACCTCTTCGGGGATGTCGACGATCACCCGACCCGCCAGGATCTCCCGGTCCTGCTGGATGAACACGTCGGCCTGCTCCTTCGGGAAGATTTCGTGATCGTTCTTGCCGACCCACGAAAAGTTGAAGGCTTGCTCCATGTAGCGATTCGTGTGGATGTAGCGCAGGTCCCGAGCGTCCTTGATGAAGATGAACATCGGGAGGTTGTCGAGGATCGTATCCAGGAACTGTGACGTGCTCCGCAGCGATTGCTCGGTCTCCCTTTGCTTCGTGACGTCCTCGAAGATCGAGCCCACGCATTGCCCCGAGAGCGGGAAGGCCTTGATCGCCCAGGCGATGTCCGTGCCGGTCTTCGCGTCCTTCGTCGTGTAATCGATGTCCACCGTCTTGCCCTGGTGGACCACCTCGACGTACCGATCGATGAGCCCTCTCTGCCGCGGAACGCTCGAGACCTCGTCGAGCAGCTTTCCGACGAACTTCGCCGTGGGCCGCTGCGTGAGCTCTTCGGCGGCGGGGTTGCCGTACACGCAGCGCAGCGCGGCCTCGTCGCCCTGCGAATCCTCGAGCCGATAGACGTAGAGCCCGAGCTGCATCGCCTCGACCACCTCGGCGCAGCGCGCCCGGTGCTCCTCCTCGGCCGTCCGCAAGCGCACCCGCACGAGCGCGCCCCGGCCGCCGTCGACGGCGCACGCAATCGCCAGGATCGAGCTGCCCGGGGCCCCGAGGTCGAGCTCGAGCCGCTCGCGCGCGCCCGCCAGCACGTCCTCGATCCCCCGCGCCGCCGCGAGCGCCGCCCCTTCGAGCACGCTCGTCGGCAGGAGCCGGAAGGCGCCCTGACGCTCGAAGAACGGGAGGAAACGCGCGCCCTCCTCCGAGGCGAAGAGGCGGTCCATGCGCGGGTTGGTGAGCCGAACGCGGCCACGAGCGTCGACGAGCGCGGTCGCGTCATCGAGGACCGAGAGCAGGAGGTCCGGGTGGATGGAGAACGAGGCCGGCGCGCCGTCGAGGGTTGCCATGATTTTGCCGGCCACGATAACACGAGCCGGCAGGTTGGGCGACGCCGCGCGGGCGGCGGGCACGGCTCGGACGAGCGCGCCCGCTCCTCGACGTCATCGTGCTGTCACGGAACGAC is part of the Polyangium spumosum genome and harbors:
- a CDS encoding FG-GAP repeat domain-containing protein — protein: MRRRFGILVLSSSAAVLVAALGQGCGDGGSSTGGAGASGSATGTGGMGGASSSSGTGGDDTLFDAGSCPPGEACDGGVCAGGVCCVVELACGDACCGGGQVCSFQKCVAPGASCAESGDCAAGEYCELSLGDPQGGDAGMDAGCMGGAALPSGKCLPKPPTCAPGMPPPEPGAPLTCLESCQYKPAPSTFAPELKFAWGGLLAPPYSTDVMMSPIVIELDDDDCDGKVTAKDIPEIVFATFTNGNYQGAGVLHAISVVGGQVVEKWSAAGIHPTKQLAGGNIDGAPGNEVVGCAEGVDGGVRALRGDGTELWATPPMRCFMPTIADVDGDGTVEVVVEDGILDGATGVMEAPFSAPLASSFVVSDVTGDGALDIVTGSQAFDAKGVLLVDTQTANGSNFYATQDWKSPWPAVADFDADGKPEVVVVDNLNHALVVWRYDAAAPGGFTIVRPALDINGPLSPSLCPAGSWGNTHGGGPPTIADFNGDGTPDVAMAGGVGYAVLDGKKLVDPAVQGVDTFLWIKQTSDCSSASTGSTVFDFDGDGKAEVVYSDQQRLRVYEGPTGEVLWERCNTTATLIENPVVADVDNDGHADIVAVSNAYGQASASLQCNDGAANAQSGVRIFGDTAGKWVRTRRVWNEHAYHITNVEEDGTIPTKEPPNYLQPGLNNFRQNKQPGSEFAAPDAIVSVGPFCGGPYALVAVVRNVGEASLPAGVVVGFYKGNHPNGELLGQATTSKVLYPAESESVVLPLAAAPGDVTNGQTPIYAVVDDVGAPPHPTWTECRTDNNVSASASGACNSPK
- a CDS encoding NYN domain-containing protein, producing MPQVERIRTALFVDFDNIYLGLHRVDPEAAEVFATEPTRWLAWMERGLIGKSQSSEPGRTPLSVLVRKCYLNPKTFHKYRPYFTRAAFEVVDCPPLTSLGKTSSDIRMVMDILDTLGHPTRFDEFVIMSGDADFTPVLLRLRAHDRRTVVVAVGYAASAYIAACDRLITEDRFIEDTLRVATESGEGFETTALSLRERSFSMFPSASIAPPPASLPAGDAGAELLSQMAAAVVGAARAAGSLPAASLPRVYRRFQEFSAASDWLGFKSLRALTEELCRRDGRLRIIEDEAESWRVTADPAGPVPSSLTSPASPPQIVPPPPPMPAPMSSSMSSPMSSPAPSVPVPSSPNVQLSATIESSPDTLARPSDLRAEIVRVLRDFVSSSPRPVTMASASQEVIRRLGNVVVDSRWAGTGSFKDLLLHASDPGFVVHTASPGHLFDPTRHEAPPAESEDWPPPSRDEFWGVLRRVHEITGVPVLRPPEFGLLFRTIADILGKSAFQVTATSKSVRDALLAEGHSVSRSAVTFVLRGIMYGGLPLHEAPKPWGARLLAEAFQRNVLAMCEDAELNLSAAERAAIERWLIGGIEEAPPADETIVSGTTQELKV
- a CDS encoding carotenoid oxygenase family protein, with the protein product MGLVEDLLLTLDKKRPRPRSVRPNPYLEGNFAPVGREGDFPSLSVLSGEVPRELRGTLYRMSPGPRFEPPNPDLYHWFDGDGMIDAFVIEDGRVSQKNRWVRTEKWRLEDRAGRALYGGLRDLARSTTIEGWLALGFSGQELVGLQAQAMLGKGPSPEQLERILRAVDRSNTSIQRMAGRLLTLVEGSAAHEIDPVTLETRGSFDFGGAIQAGKGGMVAHPKIEPGTETVYTFGYWGGRGGLSYHVLGKDGALRLSRDIEAPFPAMMHDFSVTETRAVFYHLPAVLRMDDLESPNTVRWQPSRGARIGVVLRDDPHAPVRWYEIPPCFVFHPMNAYDDGHAVVLDIVRYPRLPLFDPGGETMNPGIEEYPPGLLVRLRLDLDTGAITETVLDDAPCEFPVVDGRFAMRRHRYGWVAARLWPNCGRGIMNAIGRVDFQTGEVRYRNLGRSTYTNEPLFLPRAKDAPEGDGYLITTVYHADEGESDLLILDAMDLDAEPVAVVRARQRVPYGFHGTWIPGAG
- a CDS encoding PAS domain-containing protein — encoded protein: MATLDGAPASFSIHPDLLLSVLDDATALVDARGRVRLTNPRMDRLFASEEGARFLPFFERQGAFRLLPTSVLEGAALAAARGIEDVLAGARERLELDLGAPGSSILAIACAVDGGRGALVRVRLRTAEEEHRARCAEVVEAMQLGLYVYRLEDSQGDEAALRCVYGNPAAEELTQRPTAKFVGKLLDEVSSVPRQRGLIDRYVEVVHQGKTVDIDYTTKDAKTGTDIAWAIKAFPLSGQCVGSIFEDVTKQRETEQSLRSTSQFLDTILDNLPMFIFIKDARDLRYIHTNRYMEQAFNFSWVGKNDHEIFPKEQADVFIQQDREILAGRVIVDIPEEVVPIGGLGVRICHTRKIPLYDEAGQPLFLIGMSEDITDRRSAEDAKRRELVLLETQTKLMELVRQLSTPLLPLAKGVLVAPLVGQMDEARGQHFMEALLAGIQDHQAETVLIDITGVPSIDASVAEQLLRATRAAGLLGTETALVGVSPDVARTIVDLGVDFGSLVTYADLRAGMRAAEEARRRRLVAKPPQGNGRPSPRT